The following coding sequences lie in one Alicyclobacillus curvatus genomic window:
- a CDS encoding LacI family DNA-binding transcriptional regulator: MTTIYDIAKRAGVSAATVSKVLNGYTDVSARTKAKVQNVAEELGYFPNAAARELVTKRSRLVGVFLQDPTNGGLLHPFFQDVIASFKDGVGEQGYDIIVFASSQITEMDYVQRARQRGVDGILLFGIPRSDPHLPALKRSGIPCIAIDLDLLGPRAGYIISENQTAAEKMVEYLFAQGHRDIGYVGAYLDTRPGHDRLLGFHNAMTRYGLPVRHEWMVEGDYSEQSGYIAAESIFRAERLPTAIFFSSDMMAIGGMQAMRAHGMEPGVDISLCGFDDVTLANYVRPGLTTIRQKRTEMGRTAAEELLSLMDNPVQPSRVVTIETELIVRDSVRTLSQPVR; encoded by the coding sequence GTGACTACGATATACGATATTGCGAAGCGAGCTGGGGTGTCAGCCGCTACGGTTTCCAAAGTGCTCAATGGATACACGGATGTGAGCGCTCGAACGAAAGCGAAGGTTCAGAACGTAGCTGAAGAGTTGGGTTACTTTCCGAATGCCGCCGCTCGCGAGTTGGTCACAAAACGTTCTAGGTTGGTCGGTGTATTCCTGCAGGATCCCACAAACGGCGGGCTTTTGCACCCGTTTTTTCAAGATGTCATTGCCTCGTTCAAAGACGGTGTCGGTGAACAGGGATACGACATTATCGTGTTCGCCTCCAGCCAAATTACGGAAATGGATTACGTGCAGCGGGCAAGGCAGCGCGGGGTAGACGGGATTCTGCTGTTTGGTATTCCTCGAAGTGACCCGCATCTGCCTGCGTTAAAGCGCAGCGGGATTCCTTGTATCGCAATCGATTTAGATTTGCTTGGTCCAAGGGCAGGCTACATCATTTCCGAAAACCAGACGGCTGCAGAGAAGATGGTGGAGTACTTGTTCGCACAAGGGCATAGAGACATAGGCTACGTTGGGGCTTATCTCGACACACGCCCTGGTCATGACCGATTGCTCGGTTTTCATAACGCGATGACTCGTTACGGGTTGCCTGTGCGCCATGAGTGGATGGTGGAAGGCGATTATTCTGAGCAAAGCGGGTACATCGCGGCGGAATCCATTTTTCGCGCTGAACGGTTGCCCACAGCCATATTTTTTTCGAGCGACATGATGGCGATTGGCGGCATGCAAGCAATGAGAGCCCATGGGATGGAACCGGGCGTGGATATATCCCTTTGCGGATTCGACGACGTTACCCTCGCGAACTATGTCCGGCCAGGTTTGACGACAATCAGGCAAAAACGAACCGAGATGGGGCGGACTGCCGCGGAGGAATTGCTCAGTCTGATGGACAATCCAGTCCAGCCGTCGCGGGTCGTCACGATTGAAACGGAATTGATTGTGCGAGATTCGGTTCGAACGCTTAGCCAACCAGTTCGCTGA
- a CDS encoding glycoside hydrolase family 2 protein: MIRYDLGGTWTLAEPTTQLNIEGVVPGSVFHDLLRTQRIDEPYYRFNEEQAIGISEKVYTYARTFSVTEAMLNSERLYLVCEGLDTLADIYVNGSFLAHTENMHRTYEWDIRELVLGGTNEIRITFSPSVSYIREAHCKDPIWGQADTLEGFTQLRKAHYMFGWDWGPKIPDAGIFRPIYLAAYSTARLQDVHCLQFQSANDVRVQIDASVERFAVNPSSDEVLLLEAKLIHPSGQQQTETVVVDKRTMSVSFDVTDPQLWWPNGYGSQPLYGVEVRLVTGTASKLDEVASKDVEVHSKRFRIGLRTLTIARDKDVFGESFNFVVNGVPIFAKGANYIPEENVLGRRNADKTRRLFEDCIEANFNLIRVWGGGFYPDDVFYDLADEMGLIVWQDFMYACGTYKLTPEFEANIRAESEDVVRRIRHHAALGLICGNNEMEEAWCDWDFPKTDELRADYLRHFEGILPEICARLAPQTFYWPASPSSGGGFDNPNDENRGDVHYWQVWHGLKPFTEYRTHYFRFCSEFGFQSFPAMKTIERFTLPEDRNVFSYVMEQHQKNNDANGRILFYLSDNFQYPLDLDSLVYVSQILQAEAIKYGVEHWRRNLGRCMGAIYWQLNDCWPVASWSSIDYYGRWKALHYFAKRFYRPILLSAAETETSAVLCVTNDQMSEVEGIVQWALKSVDGYVIEAGETTVCIPPLTAQNVACLDFSTHLPDVHARRKAYLTFQLVIQGELFDSSSVLFVKAKHFQFQDPGITAEIDESEDGFTIRLRATRFAKYVELQLEDVDARFSDNYFDLTPGVTRTVHLKKRHLSRGLSIDEIRQQVRLRSLFDTYQSAAAVTRA; the protein is encoded by the coding sequence ATGATTCGATATGACCTTGGCGGCACCTGGACGCTTGCTGAGCCCACCACACAGCTGAATATCGAGGGGGTTGTGCCTGGCTCTGTCTTTCATGACCTGCTTCGTACGCAGAGAATTGATGAACCGTACTATCGTTTCAATGAGGAACAAGCCATCGGAATCTCGGAAAAAGTCTACACTTATGCGCGGACGTTCAGCGTAACGGAGGCCATGCTGAACAGTGAGAGGCTGTATTTGGTTTGCGAGGGACTTGATACGCTTGCTGATATCTATGTGAACGGCAGTTTTCTGGCGCATACAGAGAACATGCATCGTACGTATGAATGGGACATCCGCGAACTTGTTCTTGGGGGCACAAACGAGATTCGTATTACTTTCAGCCCGTCGGTCTCGTACATCCGCGAGGCACACTGTAAGGACCCAATCTGGGGTCAAGCCGATACTCTTGAAGGCTTTACTCAACTGCGCAAGGCTCACTACATGTTTGGCTGGGATTGGGGACCGAAGATTCCCGACGCGGGGATTTTTCGCCCGATTTACCTCGCGGCTTACAGCACGGCTCGTCTTCAGGACGTACACTGTCTGCAGTTTCAGAGCGCAAACGACGTCCGCGTGCAAATTGACGCCAGTGTGGAACGGTTTGCCGTGAATCCGTCGTCAGACGAAGTCCTGTTGCTAGAAGCCAAGCTGATTCATCCAAGTGGACAACAGCAGACAGAGACGGTGGTCGTTGACAAGAGGACTATGAGCGTGTCCTTTGATGTGACAGATCCTCAACTGTGGTGGCCAAATGGCTATGGCAGCCAACCCTTATACGGCGTAGAAGTGCGCTTGGTAACGGGAACGGCTTCAAAATTAGATGAAGTTGCATCAAAAGACGTTGAAGTGCACAGTAAACGATTTCGCATTGGCCTGCGAACCCTGACCATCGCACGTGACAAAGATGTTTTTGGTGAGTCGTTCAATTTTGTTGTCAACGGTGTACCCATCTTTGCTAAGGGTGCGAATTACATCCCGGAGGAAAATGTTCTCGGACGACGCAACGCAGACAAAACGAGGCGATTGTTCGAGGATTGTATCGAAGCCAATTTTAACCTTATCCGAGTATGGGGCGGTGGCTTTTACCCAGACGATGTGTTTTATGACCTGGCTGATGAAATGGGGCTGATTGTCTGGCAGGACTTCATGTATGCCTGTGGGACATACAAGTTGACACCTGAATTTGAAGCCAACATTCGCGCTGAATCAGAAGACGTCGTGCGACGCATCCGCCATCATGCGGCACTCGGCTTAATTTGCGGGAACAACGAAATGGAAGAAGCCTGGTGTGATTGGGACTTTCCAAAAACAGACGAGCTGCGGGCTGACTATTTGCGCCACTTTGAAGGGATTCTGCCCGAAATTTGCGCCCGACTTGCCCCGCAAACGTTTTATTGGCCAGCGTCTCCGTCATCCGGTGGGGGGTTCGATAATCCCAATGACGAAAACCGGGGTGACGTGCATTACTGGCAAGTATGGCATGGGCTTAAGCCGTTTACAGAGTACCGAACGCACTATTTCCGCTTTTGCTCGGAGTTTGGATTTCAGTCTTTCCCAGCGATGAAGACGATTGAGCGTTTCACGTTGCCTGAAGACAGAAATGTATTTTCGTATGTAATGGAACAACACCAAAAGAACAATGATGCAAACGGAAGGATTTTGTTTTATCTGTCGGACAACTTTCAGTATCCGTTGGACCTGGATTCACTGGTCTACGTCTCTCAAATCCTGCAAGCCGAGGCAATCAAGTATGGCGTTGAACATTGGCGCCGCAATCTCGGCCGCTGTATGGGGGCCATTTATTGGCAATTGAATGACTGCTGGCCCGTGGCATCGTGGTCGAGTATTGATTACTACGGTCGCTGGAAAGCCTTGCATTATTTCGCCAAACGATTCTATCGGCCAATTCTGCTGTCTGCAGCGGAAACAGAAACGAGCGCTGTGCTATGCGTCACGAACGACCAAATGTCGGAAGTTGAGGGCATCGTTCAATGGGCGCTAAAAAGCGTAGATGGATATGTCATCGAAGCAGGGGAAACAACCGTTTGTATTCCGCCTCTTACGGCTCAAAACGTCGCCTGTCTCGATTTTTCAACCCACCTGCCTGACGTTCATGCGCGTCGAAAGGCATATCTGACCTTCCAGTTGGTGATTCAGGGTGAGCTTTTTGACAGTTCAAGTGTGCTCTTTGTGAAGGCGAAACACTTTCAGTTTCAAGACCCTGGCATCACGGCTGAAATCGACGAGAGTGAAGATGGGTTCACCATTCGACTGCGCGCAACGCGTTTTGCAAAGTATGTAGAACTTCAGCTGGAGGATGTGGATGCTCGCTTTAGTGATAACTACTTTGACTTGACGCCAGGAGTGACTCGAACGGTGCACCTGAAGAAGCGTCACTTATCTCGCGGGCTGTCAATCGACGAAATCCGTCAACAGGTCCGTCTTCGCAGTTTGTTCGACACCTACCAAAGCGCTGCTGCAGTGACACGAGCATAG
- a CDS encoding ABC transporter permease, translating into MSIGTEVAVRGASPRRKRNIWQKLFIPMLRDPKSATGLVLFLLFVFMAILAPVLAPYNPQSTQFQPSLAPSHANILGTTSSGQDVFSQFVYGARTTLIVGIGAGLMSTIIGLLVGITAGYRRGWIDSVLNTLSNIFLVMPGLALLIVITSLVKNSSPMTNGLIIALTGWAWGARVFRAQTMSLAHRDFVVAARLSGAKAMRIMVSEIAPNMVSVIASNVMYASLGAILAESGLAFLGLENVQQISWGTMLYWASQGSATLTGAWWWFVPPGLGIALVGLSLVLMNFAIDQITNPRLRVQKRGKTNGKSGRA; encoded by the coding sequence ATGAGCATCGGTACAGAAGTTGCCGTCAGAGGCGCGAGTCCAAGGCGCAAGCGCAATATTTGGCAGAAACTGTTCATCCCGATGCTGCGCGACCCCAAGTCTGCAACCGGACTTGTACTCTTTCTCCTGTTCGTGTTCATGGCCATCTTGGCCCCTGTCCTCGCGCCATATAACCCACAGTCGACGCAGTTTCAGCCGTCTCTTGCGCCGTCACATGCGAACATTCTTGGTACGACGTCATCGGGCCAAGACGTGTTCTCCCAGTTTGTCTACGGAGCAAGAACGACACTCATTGTGGGAATTGGCGCCGGATTGATGTCCACCATCATTGGCCTGCTCGTCGGTATCACCGCTGGGTACCGCCGTGGCTGGATTGACAGTGTCCTGAATACCTTGTCGAACATCTTTCTCGTCATGCCAGGGTTGGCATTGCTGATTGTGATTACGTCACTGGTCAAGAACAGTTCACCGATGACAAACGGGCTCATCATTGCGCTTACGGGGTGGGCATGGGGGGCACGTGTCTTTCGTGCACAAACCATGTCTCTTGCACATCGGGATTTTGTAGTGGCAGCAAGACTTTCAGGGGCGAAAGCGATGCGAATCATGGTCAGTGAGATTGCACCGAACATGGTGTCCGTGATTGCTTCAAACGTCATGTATGCATCGCTTGGAGCGATTCTCGCAGAATCAGGTCTCGCCTTTTTAGGGTTGGAAAATGTCCAGCAAATCAGTTGGGGCACGATGCTTTATTGGGCAAGTCAGGGCAGTGCGACGCTCACAGGTGCTTGGTGGTGGTTTGTACCGCCAGGCCTCGGAATTGCCTTAGTCGGACTGAGTCTCGTTCTGATGAATTTTGCAATCGACCAGATTACAAATCCTCGTTTGCGGGTCCAGAAAAGGGGGAAGACGAATGGCAAATCAGGTCGTGCTTGA
- a CDS encoding ABC transporter substrate-binding protein, translated as MLPSPYGSFQNNFNPFNASANPGTNGFVYQPLYYIDPVSGKSFPMLAASYSWSSDKKTLIAKLQPNAKWTDGQPFTAKDVLFTFNLLKKYPTADTNGVWKQLSSVTAKGNTEVDFQFKSVNVPFASYVLGTDIVPEHVWSSVGDPTKATFTNWVGTGPYKISQFSAQGYTFTANADYYLGKPPVNQIQVPAYNGNDSADLALAKGQVDWGGVMIPSVASTYAAKSPSNKYWYPPSNVIMLYTNLKDSVLSALPVRQAMSMAIDRQEIAVKGEYGYTKPASATGLVLPNNQSWMDPSLSSSQTDFSYNPSGAIKVLENAGYKKNSSGIFVSPSGKPLSFTLQVVSGWSDWDASSALIAQQLKKIGIDVTVQQEQFGAYMSNIQGHKYQLAMSWTNVGPTPYYLYENMLSSSGGWNLEQYSNPTTDAVLNDFSQTTNQTQQQQDVYKLEKIMINQLPSIPLFYGPYWYDYNDSRFTGWPSAQNPYITPTPYSWPAPAVVVMNLKPKN; from the coding sequence ATGTTGCCGTCTCCGTATGGCAGTTTTCAAAATAACTTTAACCCGTTCAATGCGTCGGCAAATCCGGGTACGAACGGATTCGTTTATCAACCGCTGTATTATATAGACCCAGTATCCGGTAAATCTTTCCCAATGCTCGCTGCGAGTTATTCGTGGAGCAGCGATAAGAAAACGCTGATTGCAAAGCTGCAACCAAATGCGAAATGGACCGACGGTCAACCATTCACTGCCAAAGATGTTCTCTTCACTTTTAATTTGCTGAAAAAATACCCGACAGCTGATACAAACGGCGTCTGGAAGCAGCTTTCGAGTGTCACTGCAAAGGGTAACACTGAAGTTGACTTTCAGTTCAAGAGTGTAAACGTACCGTTTGCGTCTTACGTTCTTGGAACCGACATCGTTCCGGAGCATGTCTGGTCAAGTGTCGGAGACCCGACAAAGGCAACGTTTACCAATTGGGTAGGAACCGGTCCGTACAAAATTTCGCAGTTCTCCGCACAAGGTTATACCTTTACGGCGAATGCCGACTATTACCTCGGAAAACCGCCCGTAAATCAAATTCAAGTCCCCGCATACAACGGCAATGACAGTGCGGATTTGGCACTCGCCAAAGGTCAAGTAGACTGGGGCGGGGTCATGATTCCGAGCGTTGCCTCCACTTACGCCGCGAAAAGTCCGAGCAACAAGTACTGGTATCCGCCTTCAAACGTCATCATGCTATACACAAACCTAAAAGACTCGGTACTGAGTGCGCTGCCGGTTCGACAAGCGATGAGTATGGCAATTGACCGCCAAGAAATCGCTGTCAAAGGTGAATACGGTTACACGAAGCCGGCGAGTGCAACCGGACTGGTTCTCCCGAACAACCAGTCGTGGATGGACCCGAGCCTCAGTTCGAGCCAAACGGATTTCTCTTATAACCCGAGTGGCGCCATCAAAGTGCTGGAGAACGCCGGGTATAAGAAAAACAGCAGCGGAATTTTCGTATCGCCAAGTGGCAAGCCGTTGAGCTTTACGCTGCAGGTGGTATCCGGTTGGTCCGACTGGGATGCAAGCTCTGCGCTGATAGCTCAACAATTGAAAAAAATCGGTATTGACGTTACAGTCCAACAGGAACAGTTCGGGGCTTATATGAGCAATATTCAGGGCCATAAGTACCAACTGGCAATGTCCTGGACAAACGTGGGACCAACGCCTTACTACCTCTACGAAAACATGCTCAGTTCAAGCGGCGGTTGGAACCTTGAGCAATACAGCAATCCAACAACTGATGCCGTTTTGAACGACTTCTCGCAAACAACGAACCAAACCCAGCAACAACAGGATGTTTACAAGCTGGAAAAGATTATGATAAATCAGCTGCCTTCGATTCCGCTGTTCTATGGACCGTACTGGTACGACTACAATGACAGTCGGTTTACTGGTTGGCCAAGTGCTCAAAATCCCTACATCACACCAACTCCGTATTCATGGCCGGCACCTGCAGTTGTGGTTATGAATCTCAAACCGAAAAACTAA
- a CDS encoding beta-glucosidase, protein MTSNLSFPDGFLWGAATAAYQIEGAVHEGGRGVSVWDTFSHTPGKVNAGETGDVACDHYHRYDEDLDILQSLGVKSYRFSVAWPRIFPERGKLEQQGIDFYRKLVEGLLERGITPALTLYHWDLPQYLEDDGGWANRATVDAFVEYAETLFREFGDLVPYWITHNEPWCTAFLGYGLGIHAPGHQDWTLAARASHHVLLSHGLAVQAYRKLGLTGQIGITLNFMHVEAEGESPDDLRALDIADAFSNRWFLDPLFKSSYPEVLKNTTLSGVPDWSFIQPGDLEVISVPIDFLGVNYYTRGVMKFDGTSPQGVVQLPPTLPTTESGWEIYPDGLYHLLTRLRSDYTGGLPLYITENGAAFIDDFDDGEVHDSKRIDYIYRHLQAARKFIEEGGALKGYYVWSLMDNFEWAEGYAKRFGIVYVDYKTQKRTLKDSAKWYRDVITANALLDSATV, encoded by the coding sequence ATGACATCAAATCTCTCTTTTCCCGACGGATTTTTATGGGGTGCTGCGACAGCTGCTTATCAGATTGAAGGCGCTGTGCACGAAGGCGGGCGGGGTGTGTCCGTCTGGGATACATTCTCGCATACACCGGGAAAGGTGAACGCAGGCGAGACCGGTGACGTTGCTTGCGACCACTACCACCGCTACGACGAAGACCTTGATATCCTTCAGTCCCTCGGCGTGAAAAGCTATCGATTCTCTGTCGCATGGCCGCGCATCTTCCCAGAGCGGGGCAAATTGGAACAGCAAGGAATCGATTTCTATCGGAAATTGGTTGAAGGCTTACTCGAGCGTGGGATAACGCCAGCACTTACGCTGTATCACTGGGATTTGCCACAGTATCTCGAGGATGACGGCGGGTGGGCGAACCGGGCGACGGTGGATGCGTTTGTTGAATACGCAGAGACATTGTTTCGGGAATTTGGGGACTTGGTCCCGTACTGGATTACGCACAACGAGCCTTGGTGCACTGCCTTTCTAGGGTACGGACTGGGTATTCACGCGCCAGGGCATCAAGATTGGACCCTCGCGGCGCGCGCGTCACACCATGTGCTGTTATCGCACGGATTGGCAGTCCAAGCGTATCGTAAGCTGGGCTTGACTGGGCAAATTGGCATCACGCTCAACTTTATGCATGTGGAAGCCGAGGGGGAATCTCCGGACGACCTACGTGCACTCGATATCGCGGATGCGTTTTCTAATCGCTGGTTTCTCGATCCGTTATTTAAATCTTCCTACCCCGAAGTCCTCAAAAACACGACCCTTTCCGGTGTCCCTGACTGGAGTTTCATTCAACCAGGCGACCTCGAGGTAATATCTGTGCCCATTGATTTTTTGGGTGTGAATTACTACACGAGGGGTGTCATGAAATTCGATGGAACAAGTCCTCAAGGCGTCGTGCAGTTGCCCCCGACACTCCCAACAACGGAGTCTGGATGGGAAATTTACCCTGACGGGCTGTACCATCTGTTGACTCGTTTGCGTAGCGATTATACCGGTGGATTGCCGCTGTACATCACGGAAAACGGTGCAGCATTCATTGACGACTTCGATGACGGCGAGGTGCATGACTCGAAGCGCATCGACTACATCTATCGCCATCTTCAAGCTGCACGAAAATTTATCGAGGAGGGCGGAGCTCTCAAAGGTTACTATGTATGGTCTCTGATGGATAACTTTGAATGGGCAGAGGGTTACGCAAAGCGGTTCGGAATTGTATACGTTGATTACAAAACCCAAAAGCGGACGTTAAAGGACAGTGCAAAATGGTATCGCGATGTGATTACGGCGAACGCATTACTAGATAGCGCCACCGTGTGA
- a CDS encoding ABC transporter ATP-binding protein — protein sequence MSRQLEENASSTLKDAYEHPLVSVSDLVVRFPVKTRTGRQFVVPVNKVNFHINKGEVLALVGESGSGKTTIGRALVRTLEPNSGRIEVDGSDISHIRGRELEAYRSVAQMIFQDPFGSLNPVKTVARHLQFPVHKLNGKNGQELADEVDDLLLRVGLTPVPEMREKFPHELSGGQRQRLAIARALAVQPKLVIADEPISMLDVSIRAGILKLLNQLRDDLGLSYLYITHDLASARYFGDRIMVLYGGQVMETADSAQLIRNPQHPYTRLLLAATPGSSVGGALPEKSNEPPNLLETRRGCPFAPRCPLASDVCSTMPELSQTEDRHKVACHHI from the coding sequence ATGTCTAGGCAACTAGAAGAGAACGCGTCGTCCACACTGAAGGATGCTTATGAACATCCGCTCGTGTCCGTGTCAGATTTAGTGGTCCGATTTCCGGTAAAGACGAGAACAGGCCGACAGTTTGTGGTCCCTGTAAACAAGGTAAACTTTCACATTAACAAAGGTGAAGTCCTTGCTCTTGTTGGCGAATCCGGGAGTGGAAAGACGACCATTGGCCGCGCACTGGTTCGCACATTGGAGCCGAACAGCGGGCGGATTGAGGTCGATGGTTCGGACATTAGCCATATCCGAGGTCGAGAACTCGAGGCCTACCGAAGTGTCGCTCAGATGATCTTTCAAGATCCGTTCGGATCGCTCAATCCCGTAAAAACGGTTGCTCGGCACCTTCAGTTCCCTGTTCACAAATTGAATGGAAAGAACGGGCAGGAGCTGGCGGATGAAGTTGACGATCTCCTGCTTCGAGTCGGACTTACCCCTGTTCCAGAGATGCGGGAGAAGTTTCCACACGAGCTGTCAGGCGGGCAACGGCAACGTCTCGCGATTGCGCGCGCATTGGCTGTTCAGCCGAAGCTGGTGATTGCAGACGAACCGATTTCCATGCTCGACGTATCGATTCGCGCCGGTATTTTGAAACTATTGAACCAACTCAGAGATGACCTTGGATTATCTTACCTTTACATTACGCACGACCTCGCGTCTGCACGATACTTTGGAGACCGCATCATGGTGCTGTACGGCGGTCAGGTGATGGAGACGGCGGATTCCGCGCAACTTATTCGAAATCCGCAGCATCCTTACACGAGATTACTTCTTGCTGCAACCCCAGGCAGTTCCGTTGGCGGAGCGCTCCCCGAGAAAAGCAACGAGCCCCCCAACTTATTAGAAACCAGGCGGGGCTGTCCGTTTGCTCCGAGATGTCCGCTGGCGTCAGACGTATGTAGCACGATGCCGGAGCTTTCGCAAACGGAAGACCGCCACAAGGTGGCTTGCCACCATATATAG
- a CDS encoding ABC transporter ATP-binding protein translates to MANQVVLDLDNVSVAYASANGLVQAVQDVNLQVERNSIVGLVGESGCGKSTLSYAIMRLLKANAGLTGGTIRVNGQDVYGMSKKELKKFRWNEMSMVFQSAMSALNPVMTVEDQILDVFKSHRRDMSRVDALKRARQLLDLVRIDAKHLRSYPHELSGGMKQRIVIAIAIALEPSLVIMDEPTTALDVVVQRSILDQIKEIQSEKNFAILFISHDFSLVAELASRVAVMYAGRIVENTVASELTHIEGHHPYTQGLIRAIPKLTAEEITIDGIPGNPPDLISLPSGCAYHPRCPLATDVCKTTLPGRHVRRHAVIDCHLFAPERSTAHV, encoded by the coding sequence ATGGCAAATCAGGTCGTGCTTGATTTGGACAACGTCTCTGTCGCTTATGCATCTGCGAACGGATTGGTCCAAGCTGTACAGGACGTTAACCTCCAAGTTGAACGGAATTCTATTGTAGGTCTGGTCGGAGAATCTGGTTGTGGCAAGTCCACTTTGTCGTACGCCATCATGCGTCTCCTAAAAGCGAACGCAGGCCTCACAGGTGGCACCATTCGCGTGAATGGACAAGACGTCTACGGAATGTCGAAGAAAGAGCTGAAAAAGTTTCGCTGGAACGAGATGTCGATGGTCTTTCAAAGTGCCATGTCCGCGTTAAATCCGGTCATGACGGTCGAGGACCAAATTCTTGATGTCTTCAAGAGTCATCGCAGAGACATGTCGAGGGTAGATGCACTGAAACGGGCACGCCAACTCCTTGACTTAGTACGCATTGACGCCAAACATCTTCGCAGTTATCCGCATGAACTGTCTGGAGGAATGAAGCAGAGAATCGTCATTGCAATTGCGATTGCGCTGGAACCGTCTCTAGTGATTATGGACGAACCTACGACCGCACTTGACGTCGTTGTGCAGCGGTCGATTCTAGATCAGATAAAAGAGATTCAAAGTGAGAAGAACTTTGCCATTCTATTTATTAGTCACGACTTCAGTCTTGTGGCAGAACTGGCTTCTCGTGTAGCCGTCATGTACGCAGGACGCATCGTCGAAAACACGGTGGCGTCAGAACTCACACACATCGAAGGACACCACCCGTACACGCAGGGATTAATCCGAGCGATTCCAAAACTCACAGCAGAGGAGATTACCATCGACGGCATACCGGGCAACCCACCGGATCTCATCAGTCTGCCGAGCGGCTGCGCCTATCATCCTCGCTGTCCGCTTGCGACAGATGTCTGTAAGACAACCTTGCCGGGCCGACATGTCAGGCGACATGCCGTTATCGATTGCCACTTATTTGCCCCGGAGAGGAGCACGGCTCATGTCTAG
- a CDS encoding ABC transporter permease, whose product MRYFLNRLIFFIISLWAAVTINFALPRMMPGNPALAMFAKFQGQMQPQALKALELQFGFSDKPLYQQYFTYLKGLVTGHWGLSFTYYPTPVTTVIHNSLPWTIGLVGIATLLSVFLGTALGIFISWRRGGILDSILPPVTVFFQAVPYFWMALLLLFVFGFKLSWFPMAHGYGRMVTPGWSGTFLSSMLYHGILPGITIFLGSFSGWMIGMRNNMIYTLGEDYIVFAEAKGVSQARLMFHYAARNAILPQVTSFAIAIGNVVSGSILTEVVFSYPGIGNQLNTAVLNEDYPLIQSAFLIIAVTVLLANLLVDLLYTRLDPRVRTEGATV is encoded by the coding sequence ATGCGGTATTTCTTAAACCGGTTGATCTTCTTCATCATTTCCCTGTGGGCAGCGGTAACAATTAATTTTGCCCTCCCTCGAATGATGCCTGGTAACCCTGCTTTAGCGATGTTTGCAAAGTTTCAGGGACAGATGCAACCGCAAGCGTTAAAGGCGTTGGAACTCCAGTTTGGATTTTCTGACAAACCACTCTATCAGCAGTATTTCACCTATTTAAAAGGGCTTGTTACGGGGCACTGGGGTCTATCATTCACGTATTACCCGACTCCTGTGACAACCGTTATTCACAATAGCTTGCCTTGGACCATTGGGCTGGTCGGCATTGCGACGCTCCTTTCGGTGTTCCTTGGCACTGCACTCGGTATTTTCATCTCATGGAGGCGCGGTGGAATCCTTGACAGTATTTTGCCTCCCGTGACGGTGTTTTTCCAAGCGGTTCCGTATTTTTGGATGGCTTTGCTCTTGCTATTCGTATTCGGGTTTAAACTGAGCTGGTTCCCGATGGCTCACGGCTACGGCAGGATGGTTACCCCGGGTTGGAGCGGAACGTTCCTTTCGAGCATGCTCTACCATGGAATTCTCCCTGGCATCACGATTTTCCTTGGGTCGTTCAGCGGTTGGATGATTGGTATGCGCAACAACATGATTTACACGCTTGGTGAAGACTACATCGTGTTCGCAGAGGCGAAAGGCGTAAGTCAAGCCAGGTTGATGTTTCATTACGCCGCCAGAAACGCGATTTTGCCGCAAGTGACAAGTTTTGCAATCGCTATCGGTAACGTCGTCAGCGGATCGATTTTAACGGAAGTCGTGTTCTCATACCCGGGAATCGGAAATCAGCTCAACACCGCTGTGCTGAATGAGGACTACCCACTCATTCAAAGCGCATTTCTCATTATTGCTGTGACCGTATTGCTGGCAAACTTGCTCGTGGACCTTTTGTACACGCGGCTTGACCCAAGGGTTCGAACAGAGGGGGCGACCGTATGA